One segment of Deinococcus aerius DNA contains the following:
- a CDS encoding DUF305 domain-containing protein: MTRRPGLLAAAALALAALIALALVLAPRAATPREGSTEVRFVREMIQHHAQAIDMATRIRDRSQDRTLRSLALDIMLSQQEQIGQMRGWLTLWGLPWGGQGMTEGHARMMGMATPEELNRLDTLPVNNAERLFLQLMIRHHQGALAMVNPALGNGVRPEVRTLAQQIQATQGGEIRLMTDLLKGRGAQPLPPPGGTNGDQMNMDGMDMGGDHQH; this comes from the coding sequence ATGACCCGCCGCCCCGGCCTCCTCGCCGCCGCCGCGCTGGCCCTCGCGGCCCTGATCGCCCTGGCCCTGGTGCTGGCGCCCCGCGCCGCCACCCCGCGTGAGGGCAGCACTGAGGTGCGCTTCGTACGCGAGATGATCCAGCACCACGCCCAGGCCATCGACATGGCGACCCGCATCCGCGACCGCAGCCAGGACCGCACCCTCCGGTCGCTGGCGCTCGACATCATGCTCTCGCAACAGGAGCAGATCGGGCAGATGCGCGGGTGGCTGACGCTGTGGGGCCTCCCGTGGGGCGGCCAGGGCATGACCGAGGGGCACGCCCGCATGATGGGCATGGCGACTCCCGAGGAGCTGAACCGCCTGGACACTCTGCCCGTGAATAATGCCGAGCGCCTCTTTCTGCAACTGATGATCCGCCACCACCAGGGCGCGCTGGCGATGGTCAACCCCGCCCTGGGGAATGGGGTGAGGCCGGAGGTACGGACCCTCGCCCAGCAGATTCAGGCGACGCAGGGCGGCGAAATCCGGCTGATGACGGACCTGCTGAAGGGCCGGGGGGCTCAACCACTCCCCCCTCCCGGTGGAACGAACGGTGACCAGATGAATATGGACGGCATGGACATGGGGGGCGACCACCAGCATTGA
- a CDS encoding mechanosensitive ion channel family protein: MTGQVDTSRLLGLNALRDALLATWRDVQRVVAEYGPDVLLAAGLTLLYALLFVVVSRLAFRLLARFHLVAYPIARRVLRTVLRLTFLLLVLLSVTALFPGLEVWSAPIFRVYLLLLVLYVGWGVIRHFLHLQAERWELDASLRLLLQNTARAVWTLLGLYLVFAQFGVDLLPILGGLGVVGLAVGFAAQDILANLISGVTLLLDRPFRIGDWIRTESHEGQVTRLTLRTTHLRTRDNEDVSIPNKEVAGAVVENLTVGGKLRLNVNIGLAYREHVGRARDLLLPVLSGFPGVLADPAPQVLVEELEESRVRLLLRFWVGAEGVQSYPVTRMKVLEAAKEALQAAGLEVPFPRVRVHLDGPPPERREDRADA, from the coding sequence GTGACCGGTCAGGTGGACACCTCGCGCCTGCTGGGGCTCAATGCCCTGCGGGACGCGCTGCTCGCCACCTGGCGCGACGTGCAGCGGGTGGTGGCCGAGTACGGCCCCGACGTGCTCCTCGCCGCCGGGCTGACCCTGCTGTACGCGCTGCTGTTCGTGGTCGTGTCGCGGCTCGCCTTCCGGCTGCTCGCGCGCTTCCACCTCGTCGCGTACCCCATCGCCCGGCGGGTGCTGCGCACCGTCCTGCGCCTGACCTTCCTGCTGCTCGTGCTGCTGTCGGTCACGGCGCTGTTCCCCGGCCTGGAGGTCTGGAGCGCCCCCATCTTCCGGGTGTACCTGCTGCTGCTCGTCCTGTACGTGGGCTGGGGGGTAATCCGGCACTTCCTGCACCTCCAGGCCGAGCGGTGGGAACTGGACGCCAGCCTCCGGCTCCTCCTCCAGAACACCGCGCGGGCGGTCTGGACGTTGCTGGGCCTCTACCTCGTCTTCGCGCAGTTCGGGGTGGACCTGCTCCCGATTCTGGGCGGGCTGGGCGTGGTGGGGCTGGCGGTGGGCTTCGCCGCGCAGGACATCCTCGCCAACCTGATCAGCGGGGTCACGCTGCTGCTCGACCGCCCCTTCCGCATCGGTGACTGGATTCGCACCGAGTCGCACGAGGGCCAGGTCACCCGCCTGACATTGCGCACCACCCACCTGCGCACCCGCGACAACGAGGACGTGAGCATCCCCAACAAGGAGGTCGCCGGGGCCGTCGTCGAGAACCTCACCGTGGGGGGCAAGCTGCGGCTCAACGTGAATATCGGCCTGGCCTACCGCGAACACGTGGGCCGCGCCCGTGACCTCCTGCTGCCCGTGTTGTCGGGCTTTCCCGGCGTGCTCGCCGACCCCGCCCCGCAGGTCCTGGTCGAGGAGCTGGAGGAGAGCCGCGTGCGGCTCCTGCTGCGCTTCTGGGTCGGGGCGGAGGGGGTGCAGAGCTATCCCGTCACCCGCATGAAGGTGCTGGAGGCGGCCAAAGAGGCCTTGCAGGCGGCGGGGCTGGAGGTGCCCTTCCCCCGGGTGCGGGTTCACCTGGACGGCCCGCCCCCCGAGCGCCGTGAGGACCGTGCGGACGCCTGA
- a CDS encoding YdcF family protein, with amino-acid sequence MRTPEPWRGIGTGAARGAALAAYLGEVRATVPLLLTLIVAGGVAGAFVWPRRVLKVGSALLALLLALCLLTPVLRGPLAALTLAQPPVRADAIVVLGGGVQCGTRALESSSLARLVRGLELWRAGYAPVLTVSEQSGVLGPAGCAKMSELERAQIKALYPVGGPQILTLRQVTTTRDEAARVRDLARQRGWRRVLLVTSPSHSRRAARLFAEQGVNVVSVPAGETRYDATLPLPVDRLAALRTLVYEGLSRVKAWAGGRPQR; translated from the coding sequence GTGCGGACGCCTGAACCCTGGCGGGGAATCGGGACGGGCGCGGCCAGAGGAGCCGCCCTCGCCGCGTACCTGGGGGAGGTCCGCGCGACGGTGCCGCTGCTGCTCACCCTGATCGTGGCCGGGGGCGTGGCGGGGGCGTTCGTCTGGCCGCGCCGGGTGCTGAAGGTGGGGTCCGCTCTCCTGGCCCTGCTCCTCGCCCTGTGCCTGCTCACGCCCGTGCTGCGCGGCCCGCTGGCGGCGCTGACTCTGGCGCAGCCGCCTGTCCGCGCGGACGCCATCGTGGTCCTCGGGGGTGGGGTGCAGTGCGGCACGCGCGCCCTGGAGTCGAGCAGCCTCGCGCGGCTGGTGCGGGGGCTGGAGCTGTGGCGGGCCGGGTACGCCCCCGTCCTCACCGTCTCCGAGCAGTCGGGAGTTCTCGGCCCGGCGGGCTGCGCGAAGATGAGCGAGCTGGAGCGGGCGCAGATCAAAGCCCTCTACCCTGTGGGCGGCCCCCAGATTCTCACCCTCCGCCAGGTCACCACCACCCGTGATGAGGCCGCCCGGGTGCGCGACCTGGCCCGGCAGCGGGGCTGGCGGCGGGTCCTCCTCGTCACGTCCCCCAGCCACTCGCGCCGCGCCGCCCGCCTCTTCGCCGAGCAGGGCGTGAACGTGGTCAGCGTGCCCGCCGGGGAGACGCGCTACGACGCCACCCTGCCCCTCCCGGTCGACCGACTCGCGGCCCTGCGGACCCTGGTGTACGAGGGGCTGTCGCGGGTGAAAGCGTGGGCTGGGGGAAGGCCACAGCGGTGA
- the trmFO gene encoding methylenetetrahydrofolate--tRNA-(uracil(54)-C(5))-methyltransferase (FADH(2)-oxidizing) TrmFO — MSGTEATITVIGAGLAGSEAALAAARLGVRVRLHEMRPVKMTPAHRTGNFAELVCSTSLGGEGELQAKGLLQAELRSVGGAIVSAADESRVPAGNALAVDRDEFSARVTRLVREHPLIEVVPGEVGAVPEGIAVIATGPLTTGALAADLMRLTGSERLSFYDAAAPVIAFESINLEVAWRAGRYDQSADYINCPFTKEEYLRFFEALEQARSHTPHDWEKLDFFEGCMPIEEIARRGVDTPRFGPMSPKGLDDPRTGRWPYAVAQLRQEDKEGRMWSLVGFQTGLKWGDQKAVVQLIPGLENAEIVRYGVMHRNTYLNAPEVLDSTLQLRADPTKFVAGVLAGTEGYLESAATGWLAGTNAARLALGLPPLTPPAESMLGGLVRYLASANPKGFQPMNVNWALVPELPAPEPGPNGKVRKLGKREKRPVMFRRGLNAFVDWAREEAGLRVAALPVPPAEVAVSTD, encoded by the coding sequence ATGAGCGGCACAGAGGCGACAATCACAGTGATCGGCGCGGGCCTGGCGGGGTCGGAGGCGGCGCTCGCGGCGGCCCGCCTGGGGGTGCGGGTGCGCCTGCACGAGATGCGCCCGGTGAAGATGACCCCGGCGCACCGGACCGGGAACTTCGCCGAACTCGTCTGCTCGACCTCCCTCGGCGGTGAGGGCGAGTTGCAGGCCAAGGGGCTCCTCCAGGCCGAACTCCGCAGTGTGGGCGGGGCCATCGTGAGTGCGGCGGATGAGAGCCGCGTTCCGGCGGGCAACGCCCTGGCGGTCGACCGCGACGAGTTCAGCGCCCGCGTGACCCGGCTCGTGCGCGAGCACCCCCTGATCGAGGTGGTGCCCGGCGAGGTGGGGGCCGTGCCGGAGGGCATTGCCGTGATCGCCACCGGCCCGCTGACCACAGGCGCCCTGGCCGCCGATCTTATGCGCCTCACCGGGAGCGAGCGCCTGAGCTTCTACGACGCCGCCGCGCCCGTGATCGCGTTCGAGAGCATCAACCTGGAGGTCGCCTGGCGGGCCGGGCGGTACGACCAGAGCGCGGATTACATCAACTGCCCCTTCACCAAAGAGGAGTATCTGCGCTTTTTCGAGGCGCTGGAGCAGGCCCGCTCCCACACCCCGCACGACTGGGAGAAGCTCGACTTCTTCGAGGGCTGCATGCCCATCGAGGAGATCGCCCGGCGCGGCGTGGACACTCCCCGCTTTGGCCCAATGTCGCCCAAGGGCCTGGACGATCCCCGCACCGGGCGCTGGCCCTACGCGGTCGCCCAACTGCGCCAGGAGGACAAAGAAGGCCGCATGTGGTCCCTCGTCGGTTTCCAGACGGGGCTGAAGTGGGGGGACCAGAAGGCGGTGGTGCAACTGATTCCCGGACTGGAGAACGCCGAGATCGTCCGCTACGGGGTGATGCACCGCAACACGTACCTGAACGCGCCGGAGGTGCTGGACTCGACGTTGCAACTCCGCGCAGACCCGACCAAATTCGTTGCGGGTGTCCTGGCGGGCACCGAGGGCTACCTGGAATCCGCCGCGACGGGCTGGCTGGCCGGAACGAACGCCGCCCGCCTCGCGCTGGGCCTCCCGCCGCTGACCCCGCCCGCCGAGTCCATGCTGGGCGGGCTGGTGCGCTACCTCGCCTCCGCCAACCCCAAGGGGTTCCAGCCCATGAACGTGAACTGGGCGCTCGTTCCCGAACTGCCCGCCCCTGAGCCGGGGCCCAATGGCAAGGTCCGCAAGCTGGGCAAGCGCGAGAAGCGCCCGGTGATGTTCCGCCGGGGCCTGAACGCCTTTGTGGATTGGGCGCGGGAGGAGGCGGGGCTGAGGGTGGCGGCGCTCCCTGTTCCCCCGGCGGAAGTCGCCGTGTCCACGGATTGA
- a CDS encoding IS1 family transposase (programmed frameshift) — MPECPACGSAQTVKNGKAKNGTQTSLCKVCGRRFHPDAKPVAHSEATRTPILDAVHDRMSLRGVQRVFGVHRNTVIRWNKKGAAEVRQTVSVCLTPPEELVVELDELWTFVGQKKQPRWLWLALERRTRRVLAWVLCDRSEETAFTLWDCLPLSPEQCLKATFCTDLWRAYDEPLLGVKRLTRRGETNHVERLNCTLRQRLGRLDRKSLSFSKSDELLEASLTLAFHRYNLSR; from the exons GTGCCCGAGTGCCCAGCATGCGGAAGTGCTCAAACCGTCAAGAACGGGAAGGCTAAAAACGGCACCCAGACCTCCCTGTGCAAGGTCTGTGGTCGCCGCTTCCATCCAGACGCCAAACCTGTGGCGCACAGTGAGGCCACCCGCACTCCAATTCTCGATGCCGTCCACGACCGGATGAGTCTGAGGGGTGTGCAGCGCGTCTTTGGCGTCCACCGCAACACGGTCATCCGGTGGA ATAAAAAAGGGGCCGCCGAAGTGAGACAGACCGTTTCGGTCTGTCTCACGCCTCCGGAAGAACTAGTCGTCGAGCTGGATGAGTTGTGGACCTTCGTGGGCCAGAAAAAGCAGCCCAGGTGGTTGTGGCTTGCCCTGGAGCGCCGCACCCGGAGAGTGCTGGCTTGGGTCCTGTGTGACCGGAGCGAAGAGACTGCCTTTACGCTGTGGGACTGCTTGCCCCTCTCCCCAGAACAGTGTCTGAAAGCAACCTTCTGTACGGATCTCTGGCGGGCCTACGATGAACCGTTGTTGGGCGTTAAACGTCTGACCCGCCGAGGGGAAACCAACCATGTCGAGCGGCTCAACTGCACCCTCCGACAACGCCTGGGTCGTCTGGACCGCAAGTCCCTCTCGTTCTCCAAATCCGACGAGTTGCTCGAAGCTTCACTCACTCTCGCCTTCCACCGCTACAACTTGTCACGTTGA
- a CDS encoding tyrosine-type recombinase/integrase, whose amino-acid sequence MRKFKSKAQNWPEVFSLFLADRAPTCRPRTLRYYRLQWATWEKFNSEGAPPSRELCQAFLLHLGQTCNPNGVLAVWRGVRAVFTFAYAEGLSPFDPKTVKPPREQRTQKEPLTQAECRAVLGSCLNPRDKALVSLLLDTGLRAQEVCSLRPGDLNWEQREVFVWNGKGGEQRTVPFSAATLKALRRWEHHREPESAWFFHNVDNSYGTQMTPDYLWHCLTRIGERAEVLPLGPHRLRHTFGRLYIAR is encoded by the coding sequence ATGCGGAAGTTCAAGAGCAAAGCCCAGAACTGGCCCGAAGTCTTCTCCCTGTTCCTCGCCGACCGTGCCCCCACGTGTCGCCCCCGGACCCTCCGTTACTACCGCTTGCAGTGGGCCACCTGGGAGAAGTTCAACAGTGAGGGCGCCCCACCCTCCCGGGAACTCTGCCAAGCCTTCCTCCTCCACCTGGGCCAGACCTGTAACCCTAACGGCGTGCTGGCCGTCTGGCGGGGCGTGCGGGCCGTGTTCACCTTCGCCTATGCCGAGGGCTTGAGCCCCTTCGACCCCAAGACCGTCAAGCCGCCCCGGGAGCAGCGCACCCAGAAGGAACCGCTCACTCAGGCCGAGTGCCGCGCCGTGCTGGGCTCCTGCCTCAATCCCCGTGACAAGGCCCTTGTCAGCCTGCTCCTCGACACCGGCCTCCGTGCCCAGGAAGTGTGTTCACTGCGCCCTGGGGACCTGAACTGGGAGCAGCGGGAGGTCTTTGTCTGGAACGGCAAGGGCGGCGAGCAGCGCACCGTCCCATTCAGCGCCGCTACGCTTAAGGCGTTGCGCCGCTGGGAACACCACCGAGAGCCAGAGAGCGCATGGTTCTTTCACAACGTGGACAACAGCTACGGGACTCAAATGACCCCCGACTACCTATGGCACTGCCTGACCCGCATTGGTGAGCGGGCCGAAGTGCTGCCGCTAGGACCGCACCGGCTCCGGCACACGTTCGGGCGGCTCTACATAGCCAGGTAG
- a CDS encoding YqgE/AlgH family protein: MTAPLTFLVASPHLRGSLFEHAVILLLEHDETGALGLLVTAPLSQSVAELLPDLTGGGAGTVWAGGPVEPGVGWCLYRTPLNLEGEMRLAPGLLVTSSLDVLHAVAASGQEFMLLLGYTGWAPTQLTDEAREGTWLWVEQDTPELIWDVPVEGRWQAALDRLGVNPGTIMPGGAQA, translated from the coding sequence ATGACCGCGCCCCTGACGTTCCTGGTCGCCAGCCCCCACCTGCGCGGCAGCCTGTTCGAGCACGCCGTGATCCTGCTGCTGGAACACGACGAGACCGGCGCGTTGGGCCTGCTCGTCACAGCGCCGCTGAGTCAGAGCGTCGCCGAACTGCTGCCCGATCTGACCGGGGGTGGGGCAGGAACGGTCTGGGCGGGCGGCCCGGTGGAACCCGGCGTGGGTTGGTGCCTGTACCGCACGCCCCTGAATCTGGAGGGCGAGATGCGCCTCGCGCCGGGATTGCTGGTGACAAGCAGCTTGGACGTGCTGCATGCCGTCGCCGCCTCCGGTCAGGAGTTCATGCTGCTGCTGGGTTACACGGGCTGGGCTCCCACCCAACTCACGGACGAGGCCCGCGAGGGTACCTGGCTGTGGGTGGAGCAGGACACGCCCGAGCTGATCTGGGACGTGCCGGTGGAGGGGCGCTGGCAGGCCGCCCTCGACCGCCTGGGCGTGAATCCGGGGACGATCATGCCGGGCGGCGCCCAGGCCTGA
- the lon gene encoding endopeptidase La — protein sequence MPTDNQPIRLPASVPVCPVRGSVIYPTMVQHIDASRAISINAIEAAMAGDKVILIVSQRDKDVDDPQGSDLYDVGTACNVLRVRKNPDGTVQMLVAAVSRARVTRYTRGDYLKADIQALPSEPGDPVELQALSRELREKFEIVAQGGKVSAESVQAIQGKDDPGEMADHIAFNLDFKLEDKQAILEATRVTDRVRRVLTLLDTEQEVQAVQARIRAQVKEEIDKNQREYYLREQMKVIQKELQGGDDGEDADEAEAFRAKIDALGLSPEVKKEIDREVNRLARMHPDAAEASVIRTYLTWITELPWNVRSDDRLDVPEAAKILDEDHYGLEKVKDRVLEFLAVRRLRKERAERGEIDASEVNKGPILVFTGPPGVGKTSIAQSIAKALGRKYVRIALGGARDESDIRGHRRTYIGAMPGRIIQGMRTAGTKNPVILLDEVDKLGSSYQGDPSAALLEVLDPAQNQHFTDHYLGVAFDLSEVMFIATANYPEQIPAALMDRMEVIDFSSYIEQEKLEIAKRYLLPRQVTANGLKPNQIAFTDAALERLISHYTREAGVRNLEREIGTVARKVARRIATGEIKRAKVTDKELDRYLGQARYVPETEGQEDKVGVSTGMFYTPVGGDILFVETSVMPGKGLVLTGQLGDVMKESARAALTYAKSNAERFHLDRERIDNSEIHIHVPAGAIPKEGPSAGGAMATSLISALSGIPVRHDVAMTGEMTLTGRYLPIGGLKEKVLGARRAGIKHIIMPKANEPDLRDIPLHLRSSMRFHPCETVDEVLDVALVGGLKALETPREATGVTAPPPKARKTSRRSPGASA from the coding sequence ATGCCCACCGACAACCAACCCATCCGCCTGCCCGCCAGCGTGCCCGTGTGCCCGGTGCGGGGCAGCGTAATTTACCCGACGATGGTGCAGCACATCGACGCCAGCCGCGCCATCTCGATCAACGCCATTGAGGCCGCGATGGCCGGGGACAAGGTCATCCTGATCGTGTCCCAGCGCGACAAGGACGTGGACGACCCGCAGGGCAGCGACCTGTACGACGTGGGCACCGCCTGCAACGTGCTGCGTGTCCGCAAGAACCCCGACGGCACCGTGCAGATGCTGGTCGCCGCCGTCTCCCGCGCCCGCGTGACCCGCTACACCCGGGGCGATTACCTCAAGGCCGACATCCAGGCGCTGCCCTCCGAGCCGGGCGACCCGGTCGAGCTTCAGGCCCTGAGCCGTGAGCTGCGCGAGAAGTTCGAGATCGTGGCCCAGGGCGGTAAGGTGAGCGCCGAGAGCGTCCAGGCCATCCAGGGCAAGGACGACCCCGGCGAGATGGCCGACCACATCGCCTTCAACCTCGACTTCAAGCTGGAGGACAAGCAGGCGATCCTGGAGGCCACCCGCGTGACCGACCGGGTGCGCCGGGTGCTGACCCTGCTGGACACCGAGCAGGAAGTGCAGGCGGTGCAGGCCCGCATCCGCGCGCAGGTCAAGGAAGAGATCGACAAGAACCAGCGCGAGTACTACCTGCGCGAGCAGATGAAGGTCATCCAGAAGGAACTTCAGGGCGGCGACGACGGCGAGGACGCCGACGAGGCCGAGGCCTTCCGCGCCAAGATCGACGCGCTGGGCCTGTCCCCCGAGGTCAAGAAGGAGATCGACCGCGAGGTGAACCGCCTGGCCCGGATGCACCCCGACGCCGCCGAGGCTTCCGTCATCCGCACCTACCTGACCTGGATCACCGAGCTGCCCTGGAACGTCCGCAGCGACGACCGCCTAGACGTGCCCGAGGCGGCCAAGATCCTCGACGAGGACCACTACGGCCTGGAGAAGGTCAAGGACCGCGTGCTGGAGTTCCTGGCCGTGCGCCGGTTGCGCAAGGAGCGGGCCGAGCGCGGCGAGATCGACGCCTCCGAGGTCAACAAGGGCCCGATCCTGGTGTTCACCGGCCCTCCCGGCGTGGGTAAGACCTCTATCGCGCAGAGCATCGCCAAGGCGCTGGGCCGCAAGTACGTGCGGATCGCCCTCGGCGGCGCCCGTGACGAGTCGGACATCCGCGGCCACCGCCGCACCTACATCGGCGCGATGCCCGGCCGGATCATCCAGGGCATGCGCACCGCGGGCACCAAGAACCCGGTGATCCTGCTCGACGAGGTGGACAAGCTCGGGAGCAGCTACCAGGGCGACCCCTCGGCGGCGCTGCTGGAGGTCCTCGACCCCGCGCAGAACCAGCACTTCACCGACCACTACCTGGGCGTGGCCTTCGACCTGAGCGAGGTCATGTTCATCGCCACGGCGAACTACCCCGAGCAGATCCCGGCGGCGCTGATGGACCGCATGGAGGTCATCGACTTCTCCAGCTACATCGAGCAGGAGAAGCTGGAGATCGCCAAGCGTTACCTGCTGCCCCGCCAGGTCACGGCGAATGGCCTGAAGCCCAACCAGATCGCCTTTACCGACGCGGCGCTGGAGCGGCTGATCAGCCACTACACCCGCGAGGCGGGCGTCCGTAACCTGGAACGCGAGATCGGCACCGTGGCCCGCAAGGTCGCCCGCCGCATCGCCACCGGCGAGATCAAGCGCGCCAAGGTCACCGACAAGGAACTCGACCGCTACCTCGGCCAGGCGCGCTACGTGCCCGAGACCGAGGGGCAGGAGGACAAGGTGGGCGTGTCCACCGGCATGTTCTACACGCCGGTCGGCGGCGACATCCTGTTCGTGGAGACCTCGGTGATGCCCGGCAAGGGCCTGGTCCTGACCGGCCAGCTCGGCGACGTGATGAAGGAGTCGGCCCGCGCCGCCCTGACCTACGCCAAGAGCAATGCCGAGCGCTTCCACCTCGACCGCGAGCGGATCGACAACTCGGAAATCCACATCCACGTGCCCGCCGGGGCGATCCCCAAGGAAGGCCCCTCCGCGGGCGGCGCGATGGCGACCTCGCTGATCTCGGCCCTCAGCGGCATCCCCGTCCGGCACGACGTGGCGATGACGGGCGAGATGACGCTGACCGGGCGCTACCTGCCCATCGGCGGCCTGAAGGAGAAGGTGCTGGGCGCCCGGCGTGCGGGCATCAAGCACATCATCATGCCCAAGGCGAACGAGCCCGACCTGCGGGACATTCCCCTCCACCTGCGGTCCTCCATGCGCTTCCACCCCTGCGAGACGGTGGACGAGGTGCTGGACGTGGCGCTGGTGGGCGGCCTGAAGGCGCTGGAGACCCCGCGTGAGGCCACCGGTGTGACGGCTCCGCCTCCCAAAGCGCGCAAGACGAGCCGCCGCAGCCCCGGCGCGAGCGCGTAA
- a CDS encoding alpha/beta hydrolase, which translates to MPRVRFRLSAPPPVPGAILFLTGDHRAWSSDPEGWTFQDGPGGPELSAEFPGGALLNVKVRARHPDGTVTEEGDTWGGRAPAHRAVVRGDATIDLPLAGWQDEREGRDRPRRSAPPRETLTLTAPWGEQAVRLWWLENQDGELPLLILHDGQNVFDEGPTFAGESWDAAGAAQVLADEGFPCRIAALPVNHERSRRYVPYPFELNGHNSGADEYADWMRDTLLPHLHTQFGPVSPSRVALAGSSFGGLITAYAGLRDPGTYGTLGVFSPAVWPADFAFLRWLEERSDPQARVWLDMGDHEGDSLEGAAEIVALTRDLAERLRPRVAEVHFTLGEGHWHDEPAWRARFPDFLRWWLTGLEGARPAGSAR; encoded by the coding sequence ATGCCCCGCGTCCGCTTTCGGCTGTCCGCCCCGCCCCCCGTGCCGGGCGCCATTCTCTTCCTGACCGGCGACCACCGTGCCTGGAGCAGCGACCCGGAGGGATGGACCTTTCAGGACGGACCCGGCGGCCCCGAGCTGAGCGCCGAGTTTCCCGGGGGCGCGTTGCTGAACGTGAAGGTCCGCGCCCGGCACCCGGACGGCACCGTGACCGAGGAGGGCGACACCTGGGGAGGTCGTGCCCCCGCGCACCGGGCCGTGGTGCGTGGCGACGCGACCATTGACCTGCCCCTCGCCGGTTGGCAGGACGAGCGGGAGGGTCGGGACCGCCCCCGCCGTAGCGCCCCACCGCGCGAGACCCTCACGTTGACGGCCCCCTGGGGCGAGCAGGCCGTGCGGCTGTGGTGGCTGGAGAATCAGGACGGAGAGTTGCCCCTGCTGATCCTGCACGACGGGCAGAACGTGTTCGACGAGGGGCCGACCTTCGCGGGCGAGAGTTGGGACGCCGCCGGGGCCGCGCAGGTACTCGCGGATGAGGGCTTTCCCTGCCGCATCGCCGCCCTGCCGGTGAACCACGAGCGCAGCCGCCGCTACGTGCCCTACCCCTTTGAGCTGAACGGGCATAACTCCGGTGCCGATGAGTACGCCGACTGGATGAGGGACACGCTCCTCCCGCATCTGCATACGCAATTCGGGCCCGTGTCCCCCAGCCGGGTCGCTCTGGCTGGATCGTCCTTCGGGGGCCTGATCACCGCCTACGCGGGGCTGCGCGACCCCGGCACCTACGGCACGCTGGGCGTGTTCAGCCCCGCCGTCTGGCCCGCCGACTTCGCCTTCCTGCGCTGGCTGGAGGAGAGGAGCGACCCGCAGGCCCGCGTGTGGCTCGATATGGGGGACCACGAGGGGGACAGCCTGGAGGGCGCCGCCGAGATCGTGGCGCTCACCCGCGACCTCGCCGAGCGCCTGCGCCCGAGGGTGGCTGAGGTGCATTTCACCCTCGGCGAGGGCCACTGGCACGACGAGCCCGCCTGGCGTGCCCGCTTCCCCGACTTCCTGCGGTGGTGGCTGACGGGGCTGGAAGGTGCTAGGCCAGCAGGCTCCGCGCGATGA
- a CDS encoding acyl-CoA dehydrogenase family protein: protein MEFNLPEDLRDVQATVRDFMLNVVEPRAHEIEETNRVPGELMRGAAELGLFGLSIPEEYGGVGLGSLGRCAVYEAMGQGHMGFGGVISAHASIGTSGLVKLGTEEQKRRFLPRMASGECIAGFAITEPSSGSDAANIRTRAEKRGDCYVLNGTKHYISNAPIAGLLTVIAITDPSRGTRGMSAFLVEPQITPGVKIGKIDEKMGQKGALSAEVIFEDAEIPVENLLGPEHLGYREALGILTNGRVGIAARSTGAMQRLLDLSIAHAKTREQFGQPIAEFQAVQFMLAEMEVAIQTSRLLWQKVAWMVDQGQDVRRMASVAKYHATEMLSQVADKAVQVAGGMGYMKDSPVERYYRDQRLLRIYEGTSEIQKLIIARSLLA from the coding sequence ATGGAATTCAACTTGCCCGAGGACCTGCGGGACGTGCAGGCGACTGTCCGCGACTTCATGCTGAACGTGGTCGAGCCGCGCGCCCACGAGATCGAGGAGACGAACCGGGTGCCGGGCGAGCTGATGCGCGGGGCCGCCGAACTCGGCCTCTTCGGCCTGAGCATTCCCGAGGAATACGGCGGCGTCGGGCTGGGCTCCCTGGGCCGCTGCGCCGTGTACGAGGCGATGGGGCAGGGGCATATGGGCTTCGGCGGCGTCATCAGCGCCCACGCCTCCATCGGCACGAGCGGGCTCGTCAAGCTGGGGACCGAGGAGCAGAAGCGGCGGTTTCTGCCCCGCATGGCGAGCGGCGAGTGCATCGCGGGCTTCGCCATCACGGAGCCGAGCAGCGGGTCAGACGCGGCGAACATCCGCACCCGGGCAGAGAAGAGGGGCGACTGCTACGTGCTGAACGGCACCAAGCACTACATCTCCAACGCGCCCATCGCGGGCCTCCTGACCGTCATCGCCATCACGGACCCGTCGAGGGGCACGCGTGGCATGAGCGCCTTCCTGGTCGAGCCGCAGATAACGCCCGGCGTCAAGATCGGCAAGATCGACGAGAAGATGGGGCAGAAGGGCGCGCTCTCCGCCGAGGTGATCTTCGAGGACGCCGAGATTCCGGTTGAGAACCTGCTCGGCCCCGAACACCTGGGCTACCGCGAGGCGCTGGGCATCCTGACGAACGGTCGGGTGGGCATCGCCGCGCGCTCGACGGGGGCGATGCAGCGGCTCCTCGACCTCTCCATCGCCCACGCCAAGACCCGCGAGCAGTTCGGGCAGCCCATCGCCGAGTTTCAGGCGGTGCAGTTCATGCTGGCCGAGATGGAGGTCGCCATCCAGACCAGCCGACTGCTGTGGCAGAAGGTCGCCTGGATGGTGGACCAGGGGCAGGACGTGCGCCGCATGGCGAGCGTGGCGAAATACCACGCGACCGAGATGCTCTCGCAGGTCGCGGACAAGGCCGTGCAGGTCGCGGGCGGCATGGGCTACATGAAGGACTCGCCCGTGGAACGGTACTACCGCGACCAGCGCCTGCTGCGGATCTACGAGGGCACCAGCGAGATTCAGAAGCTGATCATCGCGCGGAGCCTGCTGGCCTAG